A region from the Brassica napus cultivar Da-Ae chromosome C8, Da-Ae, whole genome shotgun sequence genome encodes:
- the LOC106453098 gene encoding iron-sulfur assembly protein IscA, chloroplastic-like: MMALAGITTSNPTFLQLRVSNTSLRHVAPRNSISFPRSSYVNLNRRNRLCVRSSSSSAPVASAVEGLKPAISLTESALKHLNKMRTERGEDLCLRIGVKQGGCSGMSYTMDFENRANARPDDSTIEYEGFAIVCDPKSMLFLFGMQLDYSDALIGGGFSFSNPNATQTCGCGKSFAAEM, from the exons ATGATGGCGTTGGCTGGAATCACGACTTCGAATCCAACGTTTCTTCAGCTCAGGGTCTCTAACACAAGCTTACGTCATGTGGCTCCACGTAACTCGATTTCATTTCCTCGTTCGTCATACGTGAATCTCAATCGGAGAAACCGTCTCTGTGTtcgatcctcctcctcctctgctCCAG TGGCATCTGCAGTGGAGGGATTGAAGCCGGCGATATCCTTGACGGAGAGTGCGCTTAAGCATCTGAATAAGATGAGAACAGAGCGTGGGGAAGATTTGTGTTTGAGAATTGGTGTGAAGCAGGGAGGATGCTCGGGGATGTCTTACACGATGGACTTTGAGAACAGAGCTAACGCAAGACCTGATGATTCCACCATTGAATATGAAGGCTTCGCTATAG tttGTGATCCGAAGAGCATGCTCTTCCTTTTCGGAATGCAGCTTGATTATAGTGACGCTTTAATCGGTGGAGGCTTCTCTTTCTCAAACCCCAACGCTACACAAACCTGTGGATGTGGGAAGTCTTTTGCTGCCGAGATGTAA
- the LOC106453097 gene encoding RNA cytidine acetyltransferase 1, producing MRKKVDERIRTLIENGVKLRHRSMFVIVGDKSRDQIVNLHHILSKSVVKSNTSVLWCYKNRLDISSHNKKRSKQLKKMKERGQLDLEKLDAFSLFLDVGEVTHCMYKDSERVLGNTYGMCILQDFEALTPNLLARTIETVEGGGLVVLLLQSLSSLTSLCTMVMDVHDRFRTESHSETSGRFNERFLLSLASCKACVVMDDELNILPLSSHIRSITKVPAKEDSEGLSEAEQDLKSLKDALSDDFPVGPLIKKCCTLDQGKAVVTFFDAILDKTLRSIVALIASRGRGKSAALGLAVAGAVAAGYSNIYVTAPSPDNLKTFFEFVCKGFDALEYKEHLEYDVVRSVNPDFKKAIVRINIFKQHRQTIQYIQPHEHEKLSQVELLVIDEAAAIPLPVVKSLLGPYLVFLSSTVSGYEGTGRSLSLKLLQQLEEQSRAPATGVEGSLSGCLFKKIELTESIRYASGDPVESWLNGLLCLDVANCLPSPSCHPLPSQCDLYYVNRDTLFSYHKDSELFLQRMMALCVSSHYKNSPNDLQLLADAPAHHLFVLLGPVDESKNQLPDILCVVQVCLEGQISEKSAIRSLRDGHSPHGDQIPWKFCEQFRDLVFPTLSGARIVRIAVHPNAMKMGYGSAAVELLTRYFEGQLASISEGDDELDVEASPLKVTEAAKKASLLEEQIKPRANLPPLLVPLRDRRPERLHYLGVSFGLTLDLFRFWRKHKFAPFYISQIQSSVTGEHTCMLLKPLNNEEFEVSESDELGFFAPFYKDFRIRFSKLLSDKFKKMDYKLAMSVLNPKINFTEVDSSGSSANGYLKKLDSVFSPYDMERLRAYTDNLVDFNLVYDLCKTLAHHYFQEKLPVTLSYVQASVLLCLGLQESDFSTIERQMQLERGQIHSLLLKVGKKLYKYLNGIAASEIEATFPRLKERVLEPHNVSVDEDLREAAKQVEEQMRAKIELDPELLEQFAIGGKEAEALEKSKISSSGIISIETTKPEYKPKPSGFDKTAKKRGHDKYSSKSHKKRRA from the exons atgaggaagaaggTAGACGAACGTATCAGGACTCTGATTGAAAACGGTGTTAAGCTTAGACACCGTTCCATGTTTGTCATCGTCGGTGACAAGTCTCGTGACCAG ATAGTGAATCTTCATCACATTTTGTCAAAATCGGTGGTGAAGTCTAACACAAGTGTGCTATGGTGCTACAAGAACAGACTCGACATTAGCAG TCACAATAAGAAACGTTCTAagcagctgaagaagatgaaggagaGAGGACAGCTAGATCTTGAAAAGCTTGAcgctttctctctttttcttgatGTTGGGGAAGTAACACATTGCATGTACAAAGACTCTGAAAGAGTTCTCGGGAATACTTATGGCATGTGCATCCTACAG gaTTTTGAAGCTCTAACCCCAAATCTACTAGCAAGAACAATTGAGACGGTGGAAGGGGGTGGGCTAGTTGTATTGTTATTACAGTCTCTTTCTTCGCTTACTAGTCTATGCACCATGGTTATG GATGTGCACGATAGATTTCGAACCGAGTCACACTCTGAAACTTCCGGACGTTTCAATGAGCGTTTTCTGTTATCACTAGCTTCCTGCAAAGCGTGCGTTGTCATGGATGATGAGCTGAATATATTGCCGCTTTCGTCTCACATCAGATCTATCACCAAAGTTCCAGCAAAGGAG GATTCGGAGGGACTTTCTGAGGCAGAACAAGATCTTAAGAGTTTGAAAGATGCACTAAGTGATGATTTTCCTGTTGGTCCTTTGATTAAGAAGTGTTGTACATTGGATCAG GGTAAAGCTGTTGTCACATTTTTCGATGCAATATTGGATAAGACCCTCAGGAGCATTGTTGCTCTAATTGCTAGTCGAGGGCGTGGAAAGTCTGCCGCACTTGGTCTAGCTGTTGCCGGGGCTGTTGCTGCTGG GTACTCTAATATCTACGTAACAGCACCAAGCCCAGATAACTTGAAAACATTCTTCGAGTTTGTTTGCAAAGGTTTTGATGCTCTTGAATACAAG GAACATCTTGAGTATGATGTTGTGAGAAGTGTGAATCCTGACTTTAAGAAAGCCATCGTACGGATAAATATCTTTAAGCAGCACAGACAAACTATCCAG tATATACAACCGCATGAACACGAGAAGCTCTCACAAGTTGAGCTGTTGGTTATTGATGAAGCAGCAGCGATTCCTTTGCCAGTTGTGAAGTCGCTACTTGGACCTTACCTAGTTTTCTTATCATCTACAGTCAGTGG CTATGAGGGTACTGGTAGATCTTTGTCCCTGAAACTCCTCCAACAGTTAGAAGAACAAAGCCGAGCCCCTGCTACTGGTGTTGAAGGCTCCCTTTCGG GTTGCCTTTTCAAGAAGATAGAACTTACTGAGTCAATTAGATACGCTTCTGGAGATCCAGTTGAATCCTGGCTCAATGGATTACTATGCCTTGATGTTGCTAATTGCCTCCCTAGTCCTTCATG CCATCCTCTGCCAAGCCAGTGTGATCTCTACTATGTCAACCGAGACACACTGTTTTCTTATCACAAAGACAGTGAGTTGTTTTTACAG CGAATGATGGCACTTTGCGTCTCTTCTCACTACAAGAATTCTCCTAATGATCTTCAATTGCTGGCGGATGCTCCTGCTCATCATTTGTTTGTGCTGCTCG GTCCTGTTGATGAATCCAAAAACCAGCTTCCTGATATACTCTGTGTTGTTCAG GTGTGTCTTGAAGGACAGATATCTGAGAAATCAGCCATCAGAAGCTTAAGAGATGGTCATTCACCACATGGAGATCAAATACCTTGGAAGTTCTGTGAACAGTTCAGGGACCTTGTCTTCCCAACTCTTTCTGGTGCTCGTATTGTACGCATAGCAGTCCACCCCAACGCCATGAAG ATGGGTTATGGTTCTGCTGCGGTTGAACTATTGACCAG ATATTTTGAGGGTCAGCTAGCTTCGATATCAGAAGGCGATGATGAACTCGATGTGGAGGCTTCACCACTTAAAGTTACCGAAGCTGCTAAGAAG GCTTCTTTGCTTGAGGAACAGATAAAACCTCGCGCCAATCTTCCACCTCTGCTGGTTCCTCTTCGTGATCGACGACCTGAGAGACTCCACTACCTCGGTGTCTCTTTTGGTCTCACTTTGGATCTTTTCCGTTTCTGGAGGAAACATAAATTTGCTCCCTTCTATATCAGTCAGATACAA AGTTCTGTGACCGGTGAGCACACATGCATGCTTCTGAAACCATTGAACAACGAAGAGTTCGAAGTTAGTGAGTCAGATGAATTGGGCTTCTTTGCTCCCTTCTATAAAG ATTTCAGGATAAGGTTCTCTAAGCTATTGAGTGACAAGTTCAAGAAGATGGATTATAAACTTGCAATGAG TGTCTTGAACCCTAAGATCAACTTCACAGAAGTTGATTCTTCAGGAAGTTCAGCAAATGGATATTTGAAGAAACTCGACAGTGTGTTTTCTCCATATGATATGGAGAGACTCAGAGCGTACACTGACAATCTTGTGGATTTCAATCTG GTTTATGACCTCTGCAAAACTCTAGCACATCACTATTTTCAAGAGAAGCTCCCGGTCACGCTTTCATATGTTCAAGCATCTGTACTCCTATGCTTGGGCTTGCAGGAGTCTGATTTCTCTACCATCGAG AGACAAATGCAGTTAGAGAGGGGACAAATACACTCTCTTCTATTGAAGGTTGGTAAGAAGTTATACAAATATCTGAATGGAATCGCAGCATCAGAGATCGAAGCCACCTTCCCTCGGTTGAAAGAA AGAGTGCTTGAACCTCACAATGTATCTGTAGACGAAGATCTCAGGGAAGCAGCAAAACAAGTCGAG GAACAAATGAGGGCAAAGATAGAATTGGATCCTGAGCTGCTTGAACAATTTGCTATTGGTGGCAAAGAAGCCGAAGCTTTGGAAAAGTCTAAGATCTCTTCAAGTGGTATCATCAGTATCGAGACTACTAAACCTGAATACAAGCCAAAACCAAGTGGGTTTGATAAAACTGCCAAAAAGAGAGGCCATGATAAGTACTCCTCAAAATCCCACAAGAAGAGAAGAGCCTGA
- the LOC106425195 gene encoding uncharacterized protein LOC106425195, giving the protein MVLIYVKSGVWMSSFSDEWSFLADKQRRGRMVTLETTALLEELKIMVCEDYGVDPNLVNVEFSYEMVNQRGNPPISISNDRQVCNFVGYAKKGSSTTLCVTFSGTGTGVKEKERVNIDLNKEPCDSSNVEEGEVPDINLGDFAEPSKKCCDKRKNHVVEDGSGHAGSKSEKYGDSEKESRAVNTDFVKKDQLFRSKRVLKATMEIWAMKNNYDFLVTKSTKKWWSIRCKDNTCNWTVRAECVDGSTYFMINKCVGIHSCAPSKKSNFGKTASARTIGKLIQHRFDDANDGPKANDIIQFMRLEHSCEITYWHAWEAREYAIAAVRGIPDESYAKIPKYLHMIKEVNPGTHTHYETKKDGRFMYLFMSFGQSVRGFHSHMRRVIVVDGTFLKNKYKGVLLVATAVDGNSNLYPIAFGVADSENEESWEWFFRQLSVVIPDSKDLAFVSDRHASIAKAIRDVYPRSKHGICIHHLLTNVVKFFRTKGFTALVEKASNTYRYSEFQERFTEIVDISPALGRYLQEADVRKWARSLFPGSRYDIRTNNPAESINSALRSPRQFPVIPLLDSIREMMTRWFYERRMLSSKHIDPLTDKVEKKIDRRIVKARGFQVQKVDNFRSLVKGDIYDCHVDLETRTCTCGKFDLGKIPCRHAIPAIYSRGMEVHRFTDGVYSTAAWRAAYAESINPIPVPEAEWNVPDEVKLAKILPPESRKSAGRPVKRRYETVEDKIRSSQGSTKKKKHKCSRCGMEGHKRGTCDKPI; this is encoded by the exons ATGGTTCTAATCTACGTTAAATCTGGTGTATGGATGTCAAGTTTCAGTGACGAGTGGAGTTTCTTGGCAGACAAACAAAGGCGTGGTCGAATGGTGACATTAGAAACTACTGCTTTACTGGAGGAACTCAAGATCATGGTGTGTGAAGATTATGGGGTCGACCCTAATTTGGTTAATGTCGAGTTCAGTTATGAGATGGTCAATCAAAGAGGAAATCCTCCCATTAGTATCAGTAATGATCGACAAGTGTGTAACTTTGTGGGCTACGCAAAGAAGGGTTCCTCTACAACCTTGTGTGTCACGTTCTCTGGTACTGGTACTGGTGTAAAGGAAAAGGAACGAGTCAATATCGATCTCAATAAGGAACCGTGTGATTCAAGTAATGTTGAGGAAGGTGAAGTTCCTGACATAAATCTGGGAGATTTTGCAGAACCATCAAAAAAGTGTTGTGATAAAAGGAAGAATCATGTCGTtgaggatggttctggtcatgCTGGTTCAAAGAGTGAAAAGTATGGCGATAGTGAAAAGGAAAGCCGAGCTGTGAACACAGATTTCGTGAAGAAAGATCAACTTTTCCGAAGTAAACGTGTCCTAAAGGCAACAATGGAAATTTGGGCGATGAAGAATAATTACGATTTCCTTGTTACCAAATCAACGAAAAAGTGGTGGTCTATACGATGTAAGGATAATACGTGCAACTGGACTGTGCGTGCGGAATGTGTTGATGGGTCTACATATTTCATGATCAATAAGTGTGTGGGTATACACTCATGTGCTCCTTCAAAGAAAAGCAACTTCGGAAAAACGGCGTCGGCAAGAACTATTGGAAAGCTGATACAACATCGATTTGATGATGCCAATGATGGCCCCAAAGCAAACGACATCATTCAGTTTATGAGGCTAGAACATAGCTGCGAAATTACTTATTGGCACGCTTGGGAAGCTCGTGAGTATGCAATTGCAGCTGTTAGAGGTATACCAGACGAAAGTTATGCAAAGATACCAAAATATTTGCATATGATTAAAGAAGTTAATCCTGGTACACACACTCACTATGAAACTAAGAAGGATGGTAGATTCATGTATCTATTTATGTCGTTTGGGCAATCAGTTAGAGGATTTCACAGTCATATGCGTAGGGTGATTGTTGTTGATGGaacttttctgaaaaataaatataaaggaGTTCTACTTGTTGCTACAGCTGTAGATGGTAACTCCAACTTGTATCCAATTGCATTTGGAGTTGCTGATTCAGAGAATGAAGAATCATGGGAGTGGTTCTTCAGACAGTTGAGTGTGGTTATTCCTGATAGTAAAGACTTAGCTTTTGTGTCAGATAGACATGCGTCAATTGCTAAAGCAATCAGGGATGTCTACCCACGATCAAAGCACGGAATTTGTATACACCACTTGCTGACCAATGTGGTTAAATTCTTCAGGACAAAGGGGTTCACTGCTTTGGTCGAGAAGGCTTCAAACACATATAGGTATAGTGAATTTCAGGAACGTTTCACAGAAATTGTTGATATCAGTCCGGCACTTGGACGATATCTACAGGAGGCTGATGTGAGAAAATGGGCTCGTTCTCTCTTCCCTGGATCCAGGTATGACATCAGGACCAATAACCCAGCCGAGTCGATTAATTCAGCTCTGAGATCTCCTAGACAATTTCCAGTAATTCCTTTGCTAGATAGTATAAGAGAAATGATGACCCGATGGTTCTATGAGCGTCGCATGTTAAGCTCCAAACATATTGATCCTTTAACCGATAAGGTGGAGAAAAAGATTGATAGGAGAATCGTGAAGGCTCGAGGGTTTCAGGTTCAGAAGGTTGACAACTTCAGATCACTTGTTAAAGGAGACATATATGATTGTCATGTTGATCTGGAAACCAGAACATGCACATGTGGGAAATTTGATTTAGGAAAAATTCCATGCAGACACGCTATTCCTGCAATATATTCTCGAG GTATGGAAGTACACCGATTTACTGATGGCGTCTATAGCACTGCAGCGTGGAGAGCTGCCTACGCGGAATCCATTAATCCCATACCAGTTCCAGAGGCTGAATGGAATGTCCCAGATGAGGTTAAACTTGCGAAGATCTTACCACCAGAGTCAAGAAAGAGTGCTGGTAGACCAGTAAAGAGAAGGTATGAAACAGTAGAAGACAAGATTAGATCTTCTCAAGGatcaacaaagaagaaaaagcaCAAGTGCAGCCGGTGTGGTATGGAGGGACACAAGAGAGGAACATGTGATAAACCTATCTAG
- the LOC125591944 gene encoding uncharacterized protein LOC125591944, which produces MVTPTCIQLHLSVVIPDSKDLAFVSDRHASIAKAIRDVYPRSKHGICIHHLLTNVVKFFKTKGFTALVEKASKAYRYSEFQERFTEIVDISPALGRYLQEADVRKWARSLFPGSRYDIRTNNPAESINSALRSPRQFPVIPLLDSIREMMTRWFYERRMLSSKHIDPLTDKVEKKIDRRIVKARGFQVQKVDNFRSLVKGDIYYCHVDLETRTCTCGKFDLGKIPCRHAIPAIYSRGMEVHQFTDGVYSTATWRAAYAESINLIPVPEAEWNVPDEVKLAKILPPESRKSAGRPVKRRYETVEDKIRSSQGSTKKKKHKCSRCGREGHKRGTCDKPI; this is translated from the exons ATGGTAACTCCAACTTGTATCCAATTGCATTTGAGTGTGGTTATTCCTGATAGTAAAGACTTAGCTTTTGTGTCAGATAGACATGCGTCAATTGCTAAAGCAATCAGGGATGTCTACCCACGATCAAAGCACGGAATTTGTATACACCACTTGCTGACCAATGTGGTTAAATTCTTCAAGACAAAGGGGTTCACTGCTTTGGTCGAGAAGGCTTCAAAGGCATATAGGTATAGTGAATTTCAGGAACGTTTCACAGAAATTGTTGATATCAGTCCGGCACTTGGAAGATATCTACAGGAGGCTGATGTGAGAAAATGGGCTCGTTCTCTCTTCCCTGGATCCAGGTATGACATCAGGACCAATAACCCAGCCGAGTCGATTAATTCAGCTCTAAGATCTCCTAGACAATTTCCAGTAATTCCTTTGCTAGATAGTATAAGAGAAATGATGACCCGATGGTTCTATGAGCGTCGCATGTTAAGCTCCAAACATATTGATCCTTTAACCGATAAGGTGGAGAAAAAGATTGATAGGAGAATCGTGAAGGCTCGAGGGTTTCAGGTTCAGAAGGTTGACAACTTCAGATCACTTGTTAAAGGAGACATATATTATTGTCATGTTGATCTGGAAACCAGAACATGCACATGTGGGAAATTTGATTTAGGAAAAATTCCATGCAGACACGCCATTCCTGCAATATATTCTCGAG GTATGGAAGTACACCAATTTACTGATGGCGTCTATAGCACTGCAACGTGGAGAGCTGCCTACGCGGAATCCATTAATCTCATACCAGTTCCAGAGGCTGAATGGAATGTCCCAGATGAGGTTAAACTTGCGAAGATCTTACCACCAGAGTCAAGAAAGAGTGCTGGTAGACCAGTAAAGAGAAGGTATGAAACAGTAGAAGACAAGATTAGATCTTCTCAAGGatcaacaaagaagaaaaagcaCAAGTGCAGCCGGTGTGGTAGGGAGGGACACAAGAGAGGAACATGTGATAAACCTATCTAG
- the LOC106405112 gene encoding uncharacterized protein LOC106405112 has translation MSEELPKRLFKPGEETEVHQINNNCKMVRYFKRLMEWLPKELETVKKDPVFAQIFKLFDNGLGFSARVIHGFLCRELLTYKDHELWFVFARRPLRFSLLEFHAVTGLQCDTSLSLKELVDWDDDGGFWSLVIRTNKGISIFELWEHHRAAVKKWSNADRIRLVYLCIIVCMVCGRDEKAPIPIKYVKLVMDLEQVRNYPWGVASFDLLCESIAEKRDKLKENPKSYVLDGFTYGLQIWAMEAIPKLGKLCGRKLNKSFKNGPRCVNWMGAAKISYEELNKLENILTPKDDIYPYISWTGNYTVCESLQFSRRDEVEDDRVKLLMHMIMKQFDFSGHNWEYEETPVFSFGVDNKEGEKEKVATHEGEGGSDEEPNDKDGEGGSDEASGSDEEFQTPKGSATIRARDTKGKKRLPDRGMEKRKHKVLHTRPQQAPFDEDMKTFVTQLFQQGFAAMEERLEKKMDEKFEGVQSELKNSRGDSTVQAEHGDPSASKTAPSHPSPSKLAPSKPAHSNPSPRKPSPTKPSPSKPSPRRSKRLVNKH, from the exons ATGTCTGAGGAGTTACCAAAGCGGTTGTTTAAGCCGGGTGAAGAGACCGAAGTGCATCAGATCAATAACAACTGCAAGATGGTACGCTATTTCAAAAGATTGATGGAGTGGTTGCCAAAGGAGTTGGAGACAGTGAAGAAAGATCCTGTTTTTGCTCAGATTTTTAAGCTGTTCGATAATGGTTTGGGATTCTCGGCGAGAGTGATACACGGCTTCTTGTGTAGGGAGCTGTTGACTTACAAAGATCATGAGCTCTGGTTTGTCTTTGCGAGAAGACCTCTCCGATTTTCATTGCTTGAGTTCCACGCAGTTACCGGGCTTCAGTGCGATACTAGTCTCTCACTTAAGGAGTTGGTTGACTGGGATGATGATGGTGGTTTCTGGAGCTTAGTGATCAGGACAAATAAGGGGATTTCTATTTTCGAGCTGTGGGAACATCACAGGGCAGCTGTTAAGAAGTGGAGTAATGCTGATCGAATCAGGCTGGTGTATCTTTGCATCATTGTTTGTATGGTTTgcgggagagatgagaaggcaCCTATCCCCATCAAGTACGTGAAGTTGGTGATGGATCTTGAGCAGGTTCGAAACTACCCTTGGGGAGTTGCTTCTTTTGACCTTCTATGCGAGTCAATAGCTGAAAAACGAGATAAACTGAAGGAGAATCCAAAGAGTTACGTGTTAGATGGCTTCACCTACGGTCTTCAGATATGGGCTATGGAAGCAATACCAAAGCTTGGAAAGCTCTGTGGAAGAAAACTGAACAAAAGTTTTAAGAACGGTCCTAGATGTGTAAACTGGATGGGAGCTGCAAAGATTTCGTACGAGGAGCTCAACAAGTTGGAGAACATCTTAACACCCAag GATGACATATATCCATACATCTCGTGGACTGGGAATTATACAGTGTGTGAAAGTCTTCAATTTAGCAGACGAGATGAGGTGGAGGATGATAGAGTCAAGCTTCTCATGCATATGATAATGAAGCAGTTTGACTTCAGTGGTCATAATTGGGAGTACGAAGAGACACCGGTCTTTTCTTTTGGGGTTGATAACAAAGAAGGTGAGAAGGAGAAAGTAGCTACGCATGAGGGAGAAGGTGGGAGTGATGAAGAGCCTAACGACAAGGATGGTGAAGGTGGGAGCGATGAAGCAAGTGGGAGCGATGAGGAGTTTCAAACTCCAAAAGGATCAGCAACCATAAGGGCGAGAGATACAAAGGGAAAGAAGAGGCTCCCTGATCGTGGAATGGAAAAAAGGAAGCATAAGGTCCTACATACTAGACCACAACAGGCGCCCTttgatgaagatatgaagaCTTTTGTGACGCAGTTGTTTCAGCAAGGTTTTGCTGCGATGGAAGAGAGGCTAGAGAAAAAGATGGATGAAAAATTTGAGGGAGTGCAGTCTGAGCTTAAAAATTCCCGTGGGGATTCAACCGTCCAAGCTGAGCATGGAGATCCATCTGCGAGCAAGACAGCGCCTAGCCACCCATCGCCTAGCAAGCTAGCGCCTAGCAAGCCAGCGCATAGCAACCCATCGCCTAGGAAGCCATCTCCTACGAAGCCATCGCCTAGCAAGCCATCTCCGAGGAGGTCCAAACGCTTGGTAAACAAGCACTAG